Proteins from a single region of Nerophis ophidion isolate RoL-2023_Sa linkage group LG10, RoL_Noph_v1.0, whole genome shotgun sequence:
- the LOC133560297 gene encoding endophilin-A1-like — MSVAGLKKQFHKATQKVSEKVGGAEGTKLDDDFKEMEKKVDITSRAVLDIMTRTTEYLQPNPASRAKLSMINTMSKIRGQEKGPGYPQAESVLGDAMLKFGRELGEESSFGLALMDAGESMKELGEVKDALDMEVKQNFIDPLQNLHDKDLKEIQHHLKKMEGRRLDFDYKKKRQGKVQDDEIKQALEKFDESKEIAEQSMFNLLESDIEQVSQVAALVHAQLEYHSRTTQILQQLSSKMEDRIKEVSSKPRKEFVPKPRMTLELLPPSENHNGGLHSAKSPGRSPAPLDQPCCRALYDFEPENEGELGFKEGDVITLTNQIDDNWYEGMIHGHSGFFPINYVDILVPLPH, encoded by the exons ATGTCCGTCGCGGGATTGAAGAAGCAGTTCCACAAGGCCACGCAG AAAGTCAGCGAGAAGGTGGGCGGCGCCGAAGGCACCAAGCTCGACGATGACTTCAAGGAAATGGAGAAG AAGGTGGACATCACAAGCAGAGCGGTTCTGGATATCATGACCAGGACTACGGAGTACCTGCAGCCCAATCCAGCATCCAGAGCCAAGCTAAGCATGATCAACACCATGTCCAAAATACGCGGACAAGAAAAGGGACCCGGATACCCTCAGGCTGAGTCTGTCCTGGGAGACGCTATGTTGAAGTTTGGACGAGAGCTGGGGGAGGAGTCCAGCTTTG GCCTGGCGCTCATGGACGCTGGGGAATCGATGAAAGAGCTGGGCGAGGTGAAGGACGCTCTCGACATGGAAGTCAAACAGAACTTTATTGACCCGCTGCAGAACCTCCACGACAAAGACCTGAAAGAGATCCAG CACCACCTGAAGAAGATGGAAGGACGCCGCCTCGACTTTGACTACAAGAAGAAGCGACAGGGGAAGGTGCAGGACGACGAGATTAAACAAGCGCTGGAGAAGTTTGACGAGAGCAAAGAGATCGCCGAGCAGAGCATGTTCAACCTTCTGGAAAGCGAT ATCGAGCAGGTGAGCCAAGTGGCGGCGCTGGTCCATGCCCAGCTGGAGTACCACAGCCGCACCACTCAGATCCTTCAGCAGCTCTCCAGCAAGATGGAGGACAG GATAAAGGAAGTGTCCAGCAAACCCAGGAAGGAGTTTGTTCCCAAACCTCGCATGACTTTGGAGCTACTGCCCCCGAGCGAGAATCACAACGGCGGTCTTCATTCTGCAAAATCCCCTGGAAGATCACCAG CCCCGCTGGATCAGCCGTGTTGCCGGGCGCTCTACGACTTTGAACCGGAGAACGAAGGCGAGCTGGGTTTCAAAGAAGGCGACGTCATCACACTGACCAATCAGATCGACGACAATTGGTACGAAGGAATGATCCACGGCCACTCGGGCTTCTTCCCCATCAACTACGTAGACATACTGGTGCCGCTCCCGCATTAA